From Nitrospira sp., a single genomic window includes:
- a CDS encoding response regulator transcription factor, protein MKPRKILVIEDDRDIARLVELHLHDLGYDVQVAHDGVSGLKQALSKPYDLIILDLMLPGIEGLEVCRSLRAKPNYTPILMLTAKSTELDRVLGLEVGADDYLTKPFGIRELLARVKALFRRMEALGSQMASGTQNTIQVGDLVIDAEKRTVTLRGQSVDLTAKEFDLLLQFAQHPGRAYTRSQLLDLVWGYAHEGYEHTVNSHINRLRAKIERDPAHPQYVLTVWGIGYRFYEEQVEG, encoded by the coding sequence GTGAAGCCGCGAAAAATCCTCGTGATTGAAGATGACCGGGACATTGCGCGTCTCGTGGAACTCCATCTGCATGATCTGGGATATGACGTACAGGTGGCGCATGATGGTGTGTCCGGCCTCAAGCAAGCCCTCTCCAAACCCTACGATTTAATCATCCTCGATCTGATGCTTCCAGGGATCGAAGGATTGGAGGTGTGCCGAAGTCTACGCGCCAAACCCAACTACACTCCCATCCTGATGCTGACGGCCAAGTCAACGGAGCTGGATCGTGTGCTGGGCCTGGAGGTCGGCGCAGACGATTATCTGACCAAGCCGTTTGGTATTCGGGAACTCCTCGCCCGAGTAAAGGCGTTATTCCGCCGCATGGAGGCGCTCGGATCGCAGATGGCTTCAGGCACGCAGAACACGATTCAAGTGGGTGATCTCGTGATTGATGCTGAAAAGCGCACGGTCACGCTTCGCGGTCAATCGGTTGACCTGACCGCCAAAGAGTTTGATCTCCTGCTTCAGTTTGCTCAGCACCCAGGCCGAGCCTATACACGCTCCCAACTCCTTGATCTGGTGTGGGGGTATGCCCACGAGGGCTACGAACACACCGTGAACTCCCATATCAACCGGCTGAGGGCCAAGATCGAGCGCGACCCTGCCCACCCTCAGTACGTGTTGACGGTGTGGGGAATCGGCTACAGGTTTTATGAAGAGCAAGTAGAAGGCTAG